A stretch of Mucilaginibacter terrae DNA encodes these proteins:
- a CDS encoding BlaI/MecI/CopY family transcriptional regulator, which produces MEKLSQQEEDAMQAIWQTGEGFIKDFLEAIPEPKPPYTTLASTVKNLERKAFVQSIKMGNSFKYSPIIKEEDYKKRFMKGFVSDYFQNSYKELVTFFAKDKKISAEELQEIINLIEKPKN; this is translated from the coding sequence ATGGAGAAATTATCACAACAAGAAGAAGACGCAATGCAAGCCATATGGCAAACCGGCGAAGGTTTTATAAAAGACTTTTTAGAGGCTATACCCGAGCCCAAACCGCCTTACACCACCCTTGCATCTACGGTTAAGAACCTGGAGCGTAAAGCATTTGTGCAAAGCATTAAAATGGGCAACAGCTTTAAGTACTCTCCCATTATTAAGGAAGAAGATTACAAAAAGCGCTTTATGAAAGGGTTTGTGAGCGATTACTTTCAAAACTCGTATAAAGAACTGGTTACCTTTTTTGCTAAAGACAAAAAAATAAGTGCCGAAGAACTCCAGGAAATCATTAATCTAATTGAAAAACCTAAAAACTAA
- a CDS encoding flavin monoamine oxidase family protein — translation MKSISRRDFLGRGAMLTGAAYPAMMALGMLKPAPAHAFSLEGSGNGKKVIILGAGLAGMTCAYELSKLGYQCTILEARERTGGRCWSIRNGSKHTESDNPTVTAGFDDGLYFNAGPSRIPHHHQLTMHYCRELGVPLQVYNNVNESTYFFAEGKGPLSNKKIRNREVHNDIRGYMTEMLAKSMDYGKLDTGLTKEDAEKVIEYLMAEGGLDVDKLYKASARRGYLESPGAGNRPGKIADPNKLADLIHSGLMDPDFYNVAEYTYELQMTMFQAVGGMDNIAKALEKKVAAMLKTGAEVTNITNTTDGVKILYKDAKGEQAITGDMCICTLPLPVLSNISNNFAGDVSRAIDFISYNQTGKIGLQFRRRFWEEDENIYGGITHTNNDLTQIFYPSNDYLGKKGILIGYYNFNEKAEKVGALDYAEREKLALEKGRLIHPQYDKEFEKSFSVSWHKTKYNMGGWAVYSNATRKDHYPALIKPDRNVYFAGEHLTYLNAWMAGAFESARSVVAALHGRVTEARVAYPDTNIKG, via the coding sequence TTGAAAAGCATATCCAGGCGCGATTTTTTAGGTCGCGGAGCTATGTTAACCGGTGCTGCTTACCCTGCCATGATGGCTTTGGGAATGTTAAAACCGGCTCCCGCGCATGCTTTTAGTTTAGAAGGTAGTGGCAACGGGAAGAAAGTAATTATACTGGGTGCTGGTTTAGCTGGAATGACCTGCGCCTATGAGTTAAGCAAACTGGGTTACCAGTGCACGATTTTAGAAGCCCGCGAACGTACAGGCGGGCGCTGCTGGAGCATCCGCAATGGAAGCAAGCACACAGAGAGCGATAACCCAACCGTAACAGCGGGTTTTGATGATGGATTGTATTTTAATGCAGGCCCATCGCGTATACCGCATCACCACCAGCTTACTATGCACTATTGCCGCGAGCTGGGCGTGCCGTTACAGGTTTATAATAACGTAAATGAGAGTACGTATTTTTTTGCAGAGGGTAAAGGCCCGCTATCAAACAAAAAGATACGCAACCGCGAGGTACATAACGATATACGCGGCTACATGACCGAAATGCTGGCCAAAAGCATGGATTATGGCAAGCTGGATACCGGGCTTACCAAAGAAGACGCGGAAAAGGTAATTGAATACTTAATGGCCGAAGGCGGCCTCGATGTAGATAAACTTTATAAAGCTTCGGCCCGGCGCGGTTACCTGGAATCACCGGGCGCAGGTAATCGCCCGGGCAAGATAGCTGACCCGAACAAATTGGCCGACCTTATCCATTCGGGCCTTATGGACCCCGACTTTTACAACGTTGCCGAATACACCTACGAGCTTCAAATGACCATGTTTCAGGCCGTAGGCGGTATGGATAACATTGCCAAAGCCTTAGAAAAAAAGGTAGCCGCGATGCTTAAAACAGGTGCCGAGGTTACCAATATTACAAACACTACCGATGGTGTTAAGATATTATATAAGGATGCCAAAGGCGAACAGGCCATAACCGGCGATATGTGTATATGCACGTTACCGTTACCGGTGCTGAGCAACATTAGTAATAATTTTGCGGGCGATGTAAGTCGGGCTATCGATTTTATAAGCTATAACCAAACCGGTAAAATAGGTTTACAGTTTAGGCGTAGGTTTTGGGAAGAAGATGAGAATATTTACGGTGGTATAACCCATACCAATAATGATCTCACACAAATTTTCTATCCGTCGAATGATTATTTGGGTAAAAAGGGAATACTGATAGGGTACTATAATTTTAACGAAAAAGCCGAAAAAGTAGGAGCACTGGACTATGCCGAGCGCGAAAAGCTGGCCCTGGAAAAAGGCCGTCTCATTCATCCGCAGTATGATAAGGAGTTTGAGAAGTCGTTTTCGGTAAGCTGGCATAAAACCAAGTACAATATGGGCGGCTGGGCGGTTTATTCTAACGCCACCCGTAAAGATCATTATCCGGCGCTAATAAAACCCGACCGTAATGTATACTTTGCCGGCGAGCATTTAACTTACCTCAACGCTTGGATGGCCGGCGCGTTCGAATCGGCACGGAGTGTGGTAGCCGCTTTGCATGGCCGGGTAACCGAGGCAAGGGTTGCATACCCCGATACTAATATTAAAGGATAA
- a CDS encoding pyridoxal phosphate-dependent aminotransferase gives MANSINRRNWIRSSALMAGSAAFFSGALNKLSAMPVKAKQVLFGKEHLTDADVILQGPPVMKARLSANENPFGPSPAAKKAMTEAMESCYQYPFMKSRELINKIAQYEGIQQSNLLMDAGSSPLLHAAAMFYGKNGAEIITGDPSYNDLAGTAANLGSKVIKVPLTADYKLDLDAMEAKVTASTGLVYICNPNNPTATIVDTAKLKGFCERVSKKAVVFIDEAYIDYLPDPQAASMMSLVKAGQNVIVARTFSKLYGFAGLRCGYVVAQPDTIKNLSGYATGMMSLAATTVAAAAAAYQEKEFLTDALKKTMASKQFLYDLLKKEGYTYIPSSANFVMFPINMDGQRFSQEMNNRGVSIRTWKFSGKDWCRVSIGRMDEMQAFADAFKQIS, from the coding sequence ATGGCAAATTCAATCAACCGCAGAAACTGGATCAGGTCAAGTGCTTTAATGGCAGGCAGTGCCGCGTTTTTTTCTGGCGCGTTAAATAAGCTATCGGCTATGCCGGTAAAGGCTAAACAGGTGCTGTTTGGTAAAGAACACCTGACCGATGCGGATGTAATATTGCAAGGTCCGCCGGTAATGAAGGCCCGTCTTTCGGCTAATGAGAATCCTTTTGGGCCATCGCCTGCGGCAAAAAAAGCCATGACCGAGGCTATGGAAAGCTGCTACCAGTATCCGTTCATGAAAAGCCGTGAGTTGATAAATAAAATTGCTCAGTACGAAGGCATCCAGCAAAGCAACCTCCTGATGGATGCCGGCTCAAGTCCGCTATTGCATGCTGCTGCCATGTTTTACGGTAAAAATGGTGCCGAAATAATTACCGGCGACCCATCGTACAATGATTTAGCCGGTACTGCTGCAAACCTGGGCAGTAAAGTAATTAAAGTTCCCTTAACGGCCGATTACAAGCTCGACCTCGACGCCATGGAAGCCAAGGTTACCGCCAGCACCGGTTTGGTTTACATTTGCAACCCCAACAACCCAACCGCCACCATTGTTGATACGGCCAAGCTGAAAGGCTTTTGCGAACGCGTAAGCAAAAAAGCGGTGGTGTTTATTGACGAAGCTTATATTGATTACCTGCCCGACCCGCAGGCTGCCAGCATGATGAGTTTGGTTAAAGCAGGCCAGAATGTAATTGTTGCTCGTACATTTTCTAAACTATACGGCTTTGCCGGTTTGCGTTGCGGTTATGTAGTTGCCCAGCCCGATACCATTAAAAACCTGTCTGGCTATGCCACCGGCATGATGAGTTTGGCTGCTACCACCGTTGCTGCCGCTGCTGCCGCCTACCAGGAAAAAGAGTTTTTAACCGATGCCCTGAAAAAAACAATGGCCTCTAAGCAGTTCCTGTATGATCTGTTGAAGAAAGAAGGTTACACTTATATCCCATCATCAGCCAATTTTGTGATGTTTCCTATTAATATGGATGGACAACGTTTTTCGCAGGAAATGAACAACCGCGGCGTAAGCATACGTACCTGGAAGTTTAGCGGTAAAGACTGGTGCCGTGTAAGCATTGGCCGCATGGATGAAATGCAAGCCTTTGCCGATGCCTTTAAACAAATTTCGTAA
- a CDS encoding Hint domain-containing protein, translated as MRKTTLTFLLASSFYLAQAQTKVNPRPLTMAEYDKAKTFTVADLDKDTYVKFENIYILDRYEARKPYFITGDDGLKKRIDLYKLIAKEGMQEIGLMVFYTNEKGKVYKTLVPDFTADGKVWEKYFQDIDNINKEEKNFILKLSYILSKELAFNQYKLINGGKDLKEEGATYGNDICFPGTEKVQMANGTTKLLQDVKRGDAVITIDPTTHKPATVTVTELTVHEAKNYAITNLTLVSAQTKKTLLGTEVQLTGKLLQATPNHPMLTKQGNVKIGEVQEGEEVLCLNEKTGKYEAYTVLHKTEKAGGVQKVYNMVATGRQHVFNERCDGDAKISEWLISE; from the coding sequence ATGCGTAAAACCACTTTAACTTTCCTGTTGGCTTCATCGTTTTACTTAGCGCAGGCACAAACCAAAGTTAACCCTCGTCCGCTTACCATGGCCGAGTATGATAAGGCTAAAACCTTCACCGTGGCCGATCTGGATAAAGATACTTATGTTAAGTTTGAGAACATCTATATTCTTGATCGTTACGAAGCCCGCAAACCATACTTTATTACCGGCGATGATGGCCTCAAAAAACGCATCGATCTGTACAAACTCATAGCCAAAGAAGGTATGCAGGAAATAGGCCTCATGGTATTTTATACCAACGAAAAAGGCAAAGTTTACAAAACCCTTGTGCCCGATTTTACGGCCGATGGTAAAGTATGGGAAAAATACTTTCAGGATATTGACAACATTAACAAAGAAGAGAAAAACTTCATCCTCAAACTGTCGTACATTCTATCAAAAGAATTAGCCTTTAACCAGTACAAGCTTATTAACGGTGGTAAAGATTTAAAGGAAGAAGGAGCCACCTACGGCAATGATATTTGTTTCCCTGGTACAGAGAAAGTACAAATGGCCAACGGAACAACCAAACTGCTTCAGGACGTAAAACGTGGCGATGCCGTAATAACTATCGACCCAACCACCCATAAACCGGCCACTGTTACCGTAACCGAGCTTACCGTACACGAAGCAAAAAATTATGCCATTACTAACCTCACGCTGGTATCGGCCCAAACCAAAAAAACTTTGCTGGGCACCGAGGTGCAGTTAACCGGAAAATTGCTGCAAGCCACCCCAAATCACCCTATGCTTACCAAGCAAGGCAACGTTAAAATAGGAGAGGTGCAAGAAGGCGAAGAGGTGCTTTGCTTAAACGAGAAAACCGGCAAATACGAAGCCTACACCGTCTTGCACAAAACCGAAAAAGCAGGCGGCGTACAAAAAGTATACAACATGGTAGCCACCGGGCGGCAGCACGTTTTTAATGAACGGTGTGATGGTGATGCAAAAATAAGTGAGTGGTTGATTAGTGAGTAG